From Bacillus rossius redtenbacheri isolate Brsri chromosome 16, Brsri_v3, whole genome shotgun sequence, a single genomic window includes:
- the LOC134539872 gene encoding mucin-17-like, translated as MPRMSSGRPRQQLAACTVPWLVLTLAIRGGLCLPAGHTGAEGSFQATADYLLWLPSPTDLKEGQPPHPLSQEGAGLVGGSQSAAAPPGGTAPSLTSQSEAAPFGGTNSAMGQPAANPLTTSQSPVAPLRVIPSEAAQAAVIYLTMSQSEVAPLEGSQSAVYPFTNSQPVGTPVATSQSPVAPLRVIPSEAVQSAVTSSTISQSEVVTLGGTPLASSQPANVHLGKSESSVAPLGESLSERDQSAPDLLESSQTAEAPVGEGGPATVSETQEDKRRGNPDQAVPLTTTEKQKAATATGTIAPEDRSEESGSSEEEGGNSKEPASTEEGEEEVSTEESGEVSKEEGEALEVAEAIVFRPLFAYKRRQRKRQQEAQRRHSYKKYKRRHYKVRPTRPPYYQNYQNYPYYPYYPSYYRYYSQ; from the exons ATGCCGAGGATGTCGTCCGGACGGCCGCGACAGCAGCTGGCCGCGTGCACG GTCCCATGGCTCGTCCTGACGCTGGCTATCAGAGGAGGCCTCTGCCTGCCGGCAGGGCATACGGGCGCAGAAGGCAGCTTCCAGGCGACTGCTGACTACCTGCTGTGGCTCCCCTCCCCCACTGACCTGAAGGAGGGGCAACCGCCCCACCCTCTCTCTCAAGAAGGGGCGGGTCTCGTGGGAGGGAGCCAATCAGCAGCGGCGCCTCCGGGAGGGACGGCCCCTTCCCTGACGAGCCAATCGGAGGCGGCCCCATTCGGAGGTACAAATTCAGCGATGGGCCAACCAGCGGCGAACCCTTTAACAACGAGCCAATCACCGGTGGCCCCATTGAGAGTGATCCCTTCAGAGGCGGCACAAGCAGCGGTGATTTATTTGACAATGAGCCAATCGGAGGTGGCTCCGCTGGAAGGGAGCCAATCAGCAGTGTACCCTTTTACAAACAGTCAACCAGTTGGGACTCCTGTGGCAACAAGCCAATCACCGGTGGCCCCATTGAGAGTGATCCCCTCGGAGGCGGTACAATCAGCGGTGACGTCTTCGacgatcagccaatcagaggtgGTTACGCTGGGAGGGACCCCTTTAGCATCGAGCCAACCAGCAAACGTCCATTTGGGAAAAAGTGAATCATCGGTAGCCCCATTGGGAGAGAGCTTATCAGAGAGGGACCAATCAGCACCGGACCTTTTGGAATCGAGCCAAACAGCGGAGGCCCCGGTGGGCGAGGGCGGACCGGCAACTGTGTCAGAGACACAGGAAGATAAGCGTCGCGGGAACCCAGACCAGGCAGTGCCGCTGACGACAACAGAGAAGCAGAAGGCAGCGACTGCAACGGGCACGATTGCGCCCGAAGACCGGTCGGAGGAAAGCGGCTCCAGCGAGGAGGAAGGCGGAAACTCCAAGGAGCCTGCGTCCACCGAGGAAGGCGAGGAGGAGGTGTCCACGGAGGAAAGCGGAGAAGTGTCCAAGGAGGAGGGCGAGGCTCTGGAGGTGGCGGAGGCCATTGTTTTCCGACCGCTGTTCGCCTACAAGCGGAGGCAGAGAAAACGCCAACAGGAGGCGCAGCGCCGGCACAGCTACAAGAAGTACAAGCGACGCCACTACAAGGTCAGGCCGACCAGGCCACCCTACTACCAAAACTACCAAAACTACCCCTACTATCCCTACTACCCAAGTTACTACCGTTACTACAGCCAGTAG